Proteins from a genomic interval of Lacticaseibacillus pabuli:
- a CDS encoding nucleotidyltransferase gives MQAVGVIAEFNPFHKGHAYVLRTARAQSGADAVVVVMAGNFVQRGETAIVDKWARARMALANGADLVVELPITAAIQSAELFAQGGVQQLDAIGVQTLAFGSEQPALDYRGLATQRLALEAAKPDTAFSDFRQTYASQLATYYAQLTGSPITAPNTMLGLAYAEAAVAAKSPLRLLPIQRIGGAHDSQDGDAGNFASGSVIREQLLTGQDVQSWVPAATASLLTNTHHFTWADFWPLLRYRLQTASLDELRSIDQMSEGLEYRLQQHVDSAKDFEDFLHTIKSKRYTYARLRRLCLNVLLNLRAAEVQAARDQPVVHVLGFTATGREWLHLQRKTASLPIVTRVARDMIAPGGALALTQRADNLIETFSGKPQNYGRPPLMEDSLNA, from the coding sequence ATGCAGGCCGTTGGGGTGATCGCGGAATTTAATCCATTTCACAAGGGTCACGCATACGTGCTCCGGACGGCGCGTGCACAAAGTGGTGCAGACGCCGTCGTTGTCGTTATGGCTGGTAATTTTGTCCAGCGCGGGGAAACGGCAATTGTCGACAAGTGGGCCCGGGCCCGGATGGCATTGGCGAACGGTGCTGACTTAGTGGTCGAGCTCCCCATTACCGCAGCCATTCAATCTGCCGAGCTGTTCGCACAAGGCGGCGTTCAGCAGCTGGATGCGATTGGCGTGCAGACACTTGCTTTTGGGAGTGAACAGCCAGCGCTAGATTATCGCGGCTTGGCGACACAACGCCTGGCACTGGAAGCGGCTAAACCGGATACTGCGTTCAGCGATTTTCGGCAAACTTACGCTAGCCAGCTCGCGACGTACTACGCGCAGTTAACTGGGAGCCCCATCACGGCACCCAACACGATGTTAGGACTGGCCTACGCTGAGGCGGCTGTGGCAGCCAAATCGCCGCTACGGCTATTACCAATCCAGCGAATCGGTGGGGCGCATGACAGTCAGGACGGTGACGCCGGCAATTTCGCAAGTGGCAGTGTCATTCGCGAACAGTTGCTAACGGGACAGGACGTGCAGTCATGGGTGCCGGCAGCTACCGCGTCGCTACTGACGAACACCCACCACTTCACCTGGGCCGACTTCTGGCCGTTGCTGCGCTATCGCCTGCAGACCGCGAGTCTGGACGAACTACGCAGTATTGACCAGATGAGCGAGGGTCTGGAGTACCGTTTGCAACAACACGTTGACAGCGCCAAGGATTTTGAGGACTTCTTGCATACGATTAAGTCCAAACGGTACACGTACGCGCGCTTACGTCGTTTGTGTTTAAACGTTCTGTTGAACTTACGCGCCGCGGAGGTTCAAGCGGCGCGGGATCAGCCGGTGGTGCATGTGCTTGGCTTCACGGCAACGGGCCGAGAATGGCTCCATTTGCAGCGTAAAACGGCTAGTTTACCGATTGTAACCCGGGTTGCACGTGATATGATTGCCCCCGGC